The DNA segment AGAAAGGCGATTCACCCCAGCTTCCACATAGCCTGCAAAACGGCTCGCTTCTGCCGTTCCGGGGTTAGCTTCTAAGGCGATTTCAATATTTGGCGCAAAGGGAATTTGCTGTTCAATGCCTTGCAATAATTGCGCAATGCCTTGTGCTGAAAATAAGCTTGGCGTGCCACCACCAATAAAAATGGAATGTAGCGTTCGATCACCAATGCTTGCTTGATAGCGCGCAAGATCTTGGCGTAAGTCAGCCAACAAATGCGCGATATATTCCTGTTCGGGAATGCCGCCTTTTTGCGCGTGGGAATTAAAATCGCAATAAGGGCATTTTTGTACGCACCAAGGAATATGTACATAAAGGCTCAATGGGGGAAAAAGTGGCGGAAAAACTTGCATTATTTTGACCGCTCTTTGGCTTGTAAGCGTGCTTTTAACACGCCTAATGCGCGTGCGCGATGTGAGATTTGTTTCTTCTCTGGCGTATCAAGCTCGGCAAAAGTGCGGTCTTTTTCAGGATAGAAAAATAGACTGTCATAACCAAAACCATTTTCACCTTTTTCTTCAAAAGTGATTTCACCTGCGCATTCCCCCTCCGCAATAATCGGTGAAGGATCGGTTTCGTGTTGCAATAATACAATGCAGCTCACAAACTTCGCTTGGCGTTCGCTGGCTGGCACGTTAGTTAATTTTTGTAATAACTTTTTACGATTTTCAGCATCGGCTTGCTCGCCATCAACACCTGCGTAACGAGCGGAATATAGCCCTGGTTCACCATTGAGTGCATTCACCACTAATCCGCTATCATCAGCAATGGCGGGCAAACCTGACATTTTGGCTGCATAACGCGCTTTCAATAAGGCATTTTCCACAAAAGTTAAGCCTGTTTCTTCGGGGCTTTCAATGCCTAAATCCGTTTGTGCGATCACTTCAAAGCCAAAATCTGCTAACACATCGGCCATTTCGTGCACTTTGCCTTGATTACCCGTAGCAAGCACAATTTTTTGTTTCATTGTTAATCCTTAAACTTGGTAAAAATTGGCTCAAGTATAGTCTATTTTTGACCAAGTTATAAGGCTTAACTTGCTTATTGTAAAATGCGATACAGCACGCTGAATAACTAAATTTACTCAACGTGCTAATCAGCAATAAAAACAATAAGTTATAACTGAATACGATCCTTATTCTTTTCTAACGTGGCTTTGCCAATGCCTTGTACTTCTAACAATTGTTCCAACGCGACAAAGTTGCCGTGCTTTTCACGATATTCCACGATCGCTTCGGCTTTTTTCGCGCCAATACCGACCAACGCTTTTTGAATTTCACTGGCGGTAGCGGTATTGATATTTAGCGTATTACCCACAAAAACAGAGGATTTTTCTACCGCACTTGTTTGGACAGCTTCCTGCGTAGCAGGCGGTGTAGGCTCTGTTGCTGGCTCAGCAAAAGCATTCATACAGCTAAAGAAGCCAAATAATAATGTGGCTAAAATTCCATTCATTTTCATTATGTTGTTCCTTTTCAAAATTGATAACAAAACGGATGTTGAATATTTTCAACGGCGCTACTGTGCAAATAAATTGCGTCATTCTCAATTGGTACGAATAATTCTTACGATCGAGATCGCAAAAATCACTTCAGATAAGACAAAAATGGGCTATTTCCTTTTATTAAAATCCGTTACACTAACTAAAAATCCATTAGGGTATGTAAATTAAAAATAAGGATAAATTATGCCGACCATTAGCGTTGCAATGATTGTAAAAAACGAACAACAAGATCTTGCACAATGCTTAGCTAGCGTGAAAGATTGGGTGGACGAGATTGTGATTTTAGACTCAGGCAGCACCGATAATACTAAAGAAATCGCCCTGCAATATGGCGCGAAATTCTATGAAAATACCGATTGGCAAGGCTTCGGTAAGCAACGCCAACTTGCCCAGCAATATGTTACGTCTGATTATGTGTTATGGCTGGACGCTGATGAGCGCGTAACCGATGAGTTACGGGAAAATATTCAGCAAGCGGTAGCAAAAAATTTGCCGAATGTGGTGTACGATATTCCGCGCATTAGCGAAGTGTTCGGGCGCTTAATTCGTCATTCGGGTTGGTATCCTGATTATGTGGTGCGTTTGTATCAAACCCAGTACGCAGGCTATAACGATGCCTTAGTTCACGAAAAAGTGGTATATCCTGCTAATACGAAAGTGGAAAAATTGGCGGGTAACTTGCTGCATTATCCTTATAAAAATTTACATCATTACTTGGTGAAATCGGCTAACTATGCGCAAGCTTGGGCGGAACAGCGCCATAGACAAGGCAAAAAAGCCACGCTGTTTCAAGGGATTACGCACGGCATTGCAACTTTCGCAAAAATGTATCTATTAAAAGCAGGATTTTTAGATGGTAAAGAAGGCTTTTTATTAGCCGTACTTTCGGGGCATTCTACCTTTGTTAAATATGCCGATTTATGGATTAGAACACGTAAAAAATAGCAATAAATCATAAATACAGAAGAAAAAGTGCGGTGGAAAATTAGCAATTTTTTCACCGCACTTTTTTATTTCTCGTTATAAATTTATGCCCATTGTTTTGCAATAAACGATTGAATTTGTGGCAATATTTTATTTATTTGAATATTCGCCAGTTCTTTCTCTTCATTTTGTGGACAAAAAGCCAAATGGCGTGCGGGATCATTAATTGGCTGCCAGCGCAATGGGGTTGCGGAACGATGACTTGGGAAAAAACCAATGGTTGGTACATTTAATGCACCACAAATGTGTAATGGCCCTGTTGAACCTGCGATAAACAAATCTGCGCAAGCCAAAGAATAAGTGAAATCCACTAGTCCTTCATTATTATCATAAATCACCACATTGGGATTATTCACTAATTGGGCTAATTGATGTGCCTGTTCGCTTTCATTTGGCCCTGCAGTGAGAACAATATAGGCATCAAATTGTTGCAAAATATCTTGAATTAATTCGGCATATTGCGCTAAAGAAAGGCTATTTGCCGAACCGCCTGTGCCACTATGTAGGAAAATCCATTTTTTATTTTGTGCAATCCCTAACTGGTGTTGGAGCTTGCTTTTCTGCGCTTGTAAAATCTCTTGTGGAACGACTAGATAAGGTGCGTGCGGTTCACTAATCGGCAAATGCTGTGCCTGTAAAAACGCCCTTGCCAGATCCAAATTGTATTCAAATTCTGGCTTAAGGGAACGTGAACGGCGTTGAGTTAAACGATGGTTATAAGCCAGTTGCGCCAATTTTGTCGCAGGTGCAAGACGATATTTAATGCCACTTAGCCACACCAATTTTGCATTATGCCAATTTGAGAAAAAGCTGATCACTCCATCAAAATGCGCTGCTTTAATGGCCTGTAAGACTTGCTTAAATTGGGTTTTATCTTTTTTGTCTTGTGCATCAATAATAATGTCGTCAATGTAAGGACAAAGCTCAGCCATTGACGCGGTATATTTAGGTACAAGTGCGGTGATTTTTAACTGAGGATTTGCCTTTTTTATCAGCGCTAAGGCGGGAAATATCAGCATAAAATCGCCCAGTTTGTCGTTGCGGATTACCAAAAGTTTTTGCATCATTCTAACGTTCACAGGTTATTTTTAAATAGATTGCGACATTGTAGCAAAGGAAGACGTTTTTATTAAAGAATAATTCACTTCAGTGCACTATTTACCTTGCTTTTTTCATAAAAAAGAGTACAATCCACAGGCTTTTTGTCTATATATACAGAGAAAAAAGTAAGCATTCCCACTCCTTCGATGTGGGTTTTCTTTTAGTATTAATTAATTAGAGGAAGGTTATGGTAACCATTCGTTTATCTCGTGGCGGTTCTAAAAAACGCCCATTTTACCAAATTGTAGTAGCTGACAGCCGTTGCCCACGCGATGGTCGTTTTATTGAGCGCGTTGGCTTTTTCAACCCTTTAGCGGCAGGTAATGCTGAGCGTCTTCGTATCAATCTTGAGCGTGTAAATGCTTGGGTTGAGAAAGGAGCAAGCTTATCAGATCGCGTTACCTCTTTGGTAAAAGAAGCTCAAAAAGCTGCAGCTTAATTGCAGTTTTTAAGGTTTATAGGTGAATGAAATGACGCAACAAAGAATTGAAGTAGTTGGTAAATTAGGTTCAACATACGGAATTCGTGGTTGGTTACGCATTTATTCATCAACAGAACAAGCCGAAAGCATTTTTGATTATCAGCCTTGGTTTTTAAAAATTAAAGGTCAATGGCAGCCAACAGAATTAGAAAGTTGGAAACATCATAATCACGAACTTATTGTTAAATTAAAAGGCATTAATGATCGTGAAATCGCACAAACCCTAACTAATGTTGAAATTGGCGTAGATTTATCTGTATTCCCTGAACTTGAAGAGGGGGATTATTATTGGCACGATTTAATTGGCTGCCAAGTGGTGAATCTACAAGGTTACAATATGGGAACGGTGGCTGAAATGATGGAAACTGGCTCAAATGATGTATTAGTTGTACGAGCAAGTCAAAAAGATGCTTTTGGAAAACAAGAACGGTTAATTCCGTTTTTGTATGAACAAGTAGTTAAAAGAGTAGATCTCACCACCAAGACTATTGAAGTGGATTGGGACGCTGGTTTCTAAACTCAGGCATACAGTGAGCTTTAGGTTGTAGCATTTCGAGCCTACAAATTAGGAAAATAACAATGTGGATTGGTCTTGTTTCATTGTTCCCCGAAATGTTTAAAGCGATTACTGAGTATGGGGTAACAGGCAGAGCCGTAAAACAAAATCTCTTGCAAGTACAGTGTTGGAATCCGCGTGATTTCACCACGGATAAACATAAAACCGTTGATGACCGTCCTTATGGCGGTGGGCCTGGAATGTTGATGATGGTGCAACCATTGCGTGATGCAATCCAAGCGGCTAAAACGGCAGCAGGAGAAGGGGCAAAGGTGATTTATCTTTCGCCACAAGGACGTAAACTCGATCAAAATGGCGTAACAGAATTGGCACAAAATCAAAAATTGATTTTAGTCTGCGGTCGTTACGAGGGTATTGACGAACGAGTGATCCAAACTGAGATTGACGAAGAATGGTCAGTCGGTGATTACGTTCTCACTGGCGGTGAATTACCTGCAATGACATTGATTGATGCCGTTGCACGCTTTATCCCCGGAGTGCTAGGCAAACAGGCCTCCGCAGAAGAAGATTCTTTTGCCGATGGTTTGCTTGACTGCCCTCACTATACTCGCCCAGAAGTGCTAGACGGAATGTCTGTACCTGCGGTGTTGATGTCGGGCAACCACGAAGAAATTCGTAAATGGCGGTTAAAACAATCGTTATTGCGAACCTGGTTAAGACGCCCTGAGCTATTGGAAAGCCTAGCTCTGACTGACGAACAACGGAAACTGCTGGCGCAAGTCAAACTTGAACAGCAAGCAAATAAAGTTGATTAGTTGATTGCGAGTTTAACCATTCGCAAAATCATCAGTTAATACTAGGATCTTAGAAGGATTACACAATGAGTAACATCATTAAACAAATTGAACAAGAACAATTAAAACAAAACGTACCTAGCTTCCGCCCAGGTGATACTTTAGAAGTTAAAGTATGGGTTGTTGAAGGTAGTAAACGTCGTCTGCAAGCATTCGAAGGCGTGGTTATTGCAATTCGTAACCGCGGCTTGCACAGTGCATTCACTTTACGCAAAGTATCTAACGGTGTGGGCGTTGAGCGTGTATTCCAAACTCACTCACCAGTTGTAGATAGCATCACAGTTAAACGTAAAGGTGCGGTTCGTAAAGCGAAACTTTACTACTTACGTGAGCGTTCAGGTAAATCTGCACGTATTAAAGAACGTCTTGGTGACTAATTTTCCAAGCGAAAATTATAAGGGCTTGAGAGCAATCTCAAGCCTTTTTCTTTTCTCTTTTTTAATTTTTTCTACCTTTGTGCAGTAAAAATTTCCATAGATTTTTCACCGCACTTTCCTCACTTCTCTGTTACTCATACGACCTTCCATAAAATAGCAAGAAATGTTTATTTGTCATTGAGATTGTATTCATAAAATAGTAAAGTACATTACTGTTTGTTATTTGTTTAACTTCAGCATACAAGGCGGAATCTATGGGAAAAAGTGTTGTTATCTTAGGCGCTCAATGGGGCGATGAAGGTAAGGGGAAAATCGTTGATCTATTAACGGATCGCGTAAAATATGTGGTGCGCTATCAAGGCGGACACAATGCAGGGCATACCCTGATTATTAACGGTGAGAAAACCGTGTTACGTCTGATTCCATCGGGTATTTTGCGTGAAAACGTAACCTGTTTAATCGGTAATGGTGTGGTGCTTTCACCAGAAGCCTTAATGCAAGAAATGGGGGAATTAGAAGGGCGTGGCATTAATGTGCGCAATCGCTTGCTAATTTCAGAAGCTTGTCCATTAATTTTGCCTTATCACGTTGCAATGGATCACGCTCGTGAAGCTGCATTGGGT comes from the Avibacterium avium genome and includes:
- the rdgB gene encoding RdgB/HAM1 family non-canonical purine NTP pyrophosphatase gives rise to the protein MKQKIVLATGNQGKVHEMADVLADFGFEVIAQTDLGIESPEETGLTFVENALLKARYAAKMSGLPAIADDSGLVVNALNGEPGLYSARYAGVDGEQADAENRKKLLQKLTNVPASERQAKFVSCIVLLQHETDPSPIIAEGECAGEITFEEKGENGFGYDSLFFYPEKDRTFAELDTPEKKQISHRARALGVLKARLQAKERSK
- a CDS encoding glycosyltransferase family 2 protein, whose amino-acid sequence is MPTISVAMIVKNEQQDLAQCLASVKDWVDEIVILDSGSTDNTKEIALQYGAKFYENTDWQGFGKQRQLAQQYVTSDYVLWLDADERVTDELRENIQQAVAKNLPNVVYDIPRISEVFGRLIRHSGWYPDYVVRLYQTQYAGYNDALVHEKVVYPANTKVEKLAGNLLHYPYKNLHHYLVKSANYAQAWAEQRHRQGKKATLFQGITHGIATFAKMYLLKAGFLDGKEGFLLAVLSGHSTFVKYADLWIRTRKK
- the rplS gene encoding 50S ribosomal protein L19, with product MSNIIKQIEQEQLKQNVPSFRPGDTLEVKVWVVEGSKRRLQAFEGVVIAIRNRGLHSAFTLRKVSNGVGVERVFQTHSPVVDSITVKRKGAVRKAKLYYLRERSGKSARIKERLGD
- a CDS encoding glycosyltransferase family 9 protein, which encodes MQKLLVIRNDKLGDFMLIFPALALIKKANPQLKITALVPKYTASMAELCPYIDDIIIDAQDKKDKTQFKQVLQAIKAAHFDGVISFFSNWHNAKLVWLSGIKYRLAPATKLAQLAYNHRLTQRRSRSLKPEFEYNLDLARAFLQAQHLPISEPHAPYLVVPQEILQAQKSKLQHQLGIAQNKKWIFLHSGTGGSANSLSLAQYAELIQDILQQFDAYIVLTAGPNESEQAHQLAQLVNNPNVVIYDNNEGLVDFTYSLACADLFIAGSTGPLHICGALNVPTIGFFPSHRSATPLRWQPINDPARHLAFCPQNEEKELANIQINKILPQIQSFIAKQWA
- a CDS encoding ComEA family DNA-binding protein, producing the protein MKMNGILATLLFGFFSCMNAFAEPATEPTPPATQEAVQTSAVEKSSVFVGNTLNINTATASEIQKALVGIGAKKAEAIVEYREKHGNFVALEQLLEVQGIGKATLEKNKDRIQL
- the rpsP gene encoding 30S ribosomal protein S16 — its product is MVTIRLSRGGSKKRPFYQIVVADSRCPRDGRFIERVGFFNPLAAGNAERLRINLERVNAWVEKGASLSDRVTSLVKEAQKAAA
- the rimM gene encoding ribosome maturation factor RimM (Essential for efficient processing of 16S rRNA), which encodes MTQQRIEVVGKLGSTYGIRGWLRIYSSTEQAESIFDYQPWFLKIKGQWQPTELESWKHHNHELIVKLKGINDREIAQTLTNVEIGVDLSVFPELEEGDYYWHDLIGCQVVNLQGYNMGTVAEMMETGSNDVLVVRASQKDAFGKQERLIPFLYEQVVKRVDLTTKTIEVDWDAGF
- the trmD gene encoding tRNA (guanosine(37)-N1)-methyltransferase TrmD; translation: MWIGLVSLFPEMFKAITEYGVTGRAVKQNLLQVQCWNPRDFTTDKHKTVDDRPYGGGPGMLMMVQPLRDAIQAAKTAAGEGAKVIYLSPQGRKLDQNGVTELAQNQKLILVCGRYEGIDERVIQTEIDEEWSVGDYVLTGGELPAMTLIDAVARFIPGVLGKQASAEEDSFADGLLDCPHYTRPEVLDGMSVPAVLMSGNHEEIRKWRLKQSLLRTWLRRPELLESLALTDEQRKLLAQVKLEQQANKVD